The DNA region CAGCTCTTCCAGTCCGCGCTGCTTGGCCTGCTCGCGGATCGATTCCGCGACCTTCTTCTCGAAGTTCGAGTAGGCGTGGACGATGTACCAGCGCCTGTCGATCAATTGGGTTGCGGTGTTCATCAGTGGATGCCCAGGATCAGGGTAACCAGATAGCGGATGATCTGATCCGCCGCGAAAAAGAAGACCGAAGCCAGCGCCACCATGACGAACACCATGATGGTGGTGATCGTGGTCTCGCGGCGGGTCGGCCAGGTGACCTTGGCGGTCTCCGAGCGCACTTCCTGCAGGAATTTGAACGGGCTGAAGGCCATCGTTGGGTCCACGTCCGTCGCCGGACGCCGTTGCTCTGTTTCAAGGAATCCGAACAGCCGCTCTCGCGGACCCAGCCCTCGTTTGGAAGGTTGAGCCGATCGACGAGCTCGAATGTTCGGGGGAATTTTGGCCGCGCCGGATATCCACCATCTAAGGGGGCCGGCTGCGAGTGGGCGGTATCTACTGCGCAACCGGCCAAAGGTCAAGGTCGGCGAGGCCACACCCCGTCCCGGCCGGGTTTGGCACACACCAGCATTGGCCGCCTAAAATCAGGGGCTTAGCCGGCATCCGGCCCGATCCAGGGTTTCCCGCCGACGAAACCAGCGGCGCGCCCTCACAGGTAGGCCGTGCTGCCCGTTGCGGCCAATCTAGCCCGAGACGGGCTCTGGTGGCAGCAGCATCGATACCCGCAACCCGCTCGGCTCCCGCGGCTTCAATTCGATGCTGCCACCATGACGTTTGGCAATGTCCTGGGCGATCGACAATCCCAGCCCGAAGCCGCCGCTGTCCTGCCGAGCGCTGTCGGCCTTGAAGAAGGGCTCGAACACCTTGTCGCGCAGCGCGGGCGGAATGCCGGGCCCGTCGTCGATGACCTCGATCTCGATGTGGTCCAACTCCGTGAGCCGGAGCGCCACCATGACGGTGCTGCCGTGCTTGACCGCATTCTCCACGATATTTGTGACGGCGCGCGACAACGCTCGGGGTCGGCAGAAATACGGCAGACGCATGGGGCCGGCATAGGACACCGCATGGCCCGTGTCGGCGAAGTCCGAACAGATGGTCTGCAGAAAGCTCGGAAGATCGATGCGCGAGACCGCCTCCGAGCGCGCATCCTCGCGCAGATATTCCAGCGTCTCGTTGATCATCCGCGTCACCTTGACGATGTCGCCGAGCATCGCCGTGCGCAAAGTTTCGTCAGCGACGCGCTCGGCGCGCAACCTGAGCCGCGTCAGCGGCGTCCGCAAATCATGGCTGATGGCAGCCAGCATACGGGTTCGGTCGTCGAGCAGCGCACGAATCCGAGTGCGCATGTCGTTAAGGGCGTCGGCGACTTGAGCGATTTCGAGCGGACCGCGCCGGCGAAGCACCTCCGTGGCCCGCGGCGAACGGCCGAACGAGGTCGCGGCGTTCGCGACTTCGGCGAGCGGAGCGATCACCCAGCGCACGGCATAGACCGACAGCAACAGCATGGAGATCAGCACGATGATCAGCATTGCAGCGGCCGGGCGCAGCAGAAAGGGCCAAAAGCCGTCTTCGACCCTGACGTCGGCCATCAGGGCTTGGCCGTCGTCGAGCTTCACGATCACCTGCGACGACGAGCCGGTCGGATGACGCACGTCCTCCAGCAACTCGATTCCAGGCTCGGCCGCCAGCTGCCGAAACGCTCTCATGGAGAACGGCCGCGTCTCTCCGGCCGCTCGCGGCACGAGTTCGCTCAGGGCGACCCGCCTGACGTCGAGACCGCCGCGCCTGGCCGCGGCCAGCAGCCCGTCCACCTCGGCCGGCGTATGCGTCGAACGCAAGAGCTGCGTGAGCTCCGCGACCCGGCCTGCCAGAAACTTCTGCGTGTCGTTGATCGAGGGTGAGTCGAACAGGAAGATCAGGGTCACCGCCGCGAGCATGATGCCGATCAATTCCGACAGCGCGACCAGGCTCATGATCTGCGCAGCGATGCTGCGCGGCATGAGCCGCTGCGCCCATCCCATCAGATCTGCTCGACCGCGGGCGTGAACACGTAGCCGCCGAGCCGCACCGTCTTGATCATCGAACGGTCCCTTGGATCCGGCTCGATCTTCTGCCTGATGCGGCTGATATGAACGTCGACGCTGCGCTCGACCGACGCGACCAGGCCGCCGAAGGCCTGCTCGATCAGTTGCTCACGCGACAGCAGCTGCCCCGGATTGCGGCAGAACGCCAGCAGCAGATCGAACTCGGCGCCGGTCAGCATGATCCTGACGCCGGCGGGATCATGCAGTTCGCGGGTGGTGGGATTGATGCGCCATCCGGCGAAGGTCAAAGGCCGCGGTCTGGAGCGCGACTCGGAGCCGCTCTCGACACGGCGCAACAGCGCGCGGATGCGCGCCACCAATTCGCGCGAGTTGAAAGGCTTGGTGACATAGTCGTCGGCACCGAGCTCGAGGCCGAGGATGCGGTCGATATCCTCGCCGCGTGCCGTCACCATGATGATCGGAATCGAGGACGAGGTACGTAGCCGCCGGCAGATGCTCAGTCCGTCCTCGCCCGGCAGCATCACGTCGAGCACGATGAGGTCGAAGCTCTCGCGCCTGAGGAGCACGTCCATCTCGACGGCCGAACCGACGAGCAGCGGCCTGAAGCCGCTATCTTCAAGCACTTCGGCCAGCATGCGCGCGATATCGGCGTCGTCCTCGACGCAGAGGATGCGCGCGTTGGTGACGGGGAAAGCCACGCGGTCATGTTCCAGGATTTGCATCACGACATTTTAGAGGCGTCTGCCGCAGACGCGCAGCGCGCAAATATTGCGTTTTGTTAAGCGTGCGAGTGTAAATGTGGCTCAAATAGGTCGCGCGGTTTCGCGATCTACATCTGACTTAATATCTCTTAATCCCGGCCTGGGCGGGCCTGCTCTACCGTGACGTGCGATCGTTAAGGGGTGAGCGGTCGTTCGAGGGGGATATGGAAATCCAATTTCAGTCGGCTGCTGCGACCGGTGCGCGGAGCACGGGCCGTGCGTTGCGCTGTGATGGGTACAATCGGTCATCCGCGCTTGCCGGGGCGGCGCTCGCGATGGCGTTGTTGTCGGGTTGCGCCAGTGCGCCGATGACGACGGGCGGATCGCTGGCGTCCTACGACGAGCTGACGCCGTCCGACGGGCTGCTGGCGAAGTCGCTGGTTCACGTCAACAAGGACGACGTGCTTGCCGCAA from Bradyrhizobium genosp. L includes:
- the secE gene encoding preprotein translocase subunit SecE, giving the protein MAFSPFKFLQEVRSETAKVTWPTRRETTITTIMVFVMVALASVFFFAADQIIRYLVTLILGIH
- a CDS encoding ATP-binding protein, coding for MSLVALSELIGIMLAAVTLIFLFDSPSINDTQKFLAGRVAELTQLLRSTHTPAEVDGLLAAARRGGLDVRRVALSELVPRAAGETRPFSMRAFRQLAAEPGIELLEDVRHPTGSSSQVIVKLDDGQALMADVRVEDGFWPFLLRPAAAMLIIVLISMLLLSVYAVRWVIAPLAEVANAATSFGRSPRATEVLRRRGPLEIAQVADALNDMRTRIRALLDDRTRMLAAISHDLRTPLTRLRLRAERVADETLRTAMLGDIVKVTRMINETLEYLREDARSEAVSRIDLPSFLQTICSDFADTGHAVSYAGPMRLPYFCRPRALSRAVTNIVENAVKHGSTVMVALRLTELDHIEIEVIDDGPGIPPALRDKVFEPFFKADSARQDSGGFGLGLSIAQDIAKRHGGSIELKPREPSGLRVSMLLPPEPVSG
- a CDS encoding response regulator; the protein is MQILEHDRVAFPVTNARILCVEDDADIARMLAEVLEDSGFRPLLVGSAVEMDVLLRRESFDLIVLDVMLPGEDGLSICRRLRTSSSIPIIMVTARGEDIDRILGLELGADDYVTKPFNSRELVARIRALLRRVESGSESRSRPRPLTFAGWRINPTTRELHDPAGVRIMLTGAEFDLLLAFCRNPGQLLSREQLIEQAFGGLVASVERSVDVHISRIRQKIEPDPRDRSMIKTVRLGGYVFTPAVEQI